The proteins below come from a single Cylindrospermopsis raciborskii Cr2010 genomic window:
- the ribH gene encoding 6,7-dimethyl-8-ribityllumazine synthase, with the protein MAVFEGTFTQAEALKFALVIGRFNDLVTVKLLEGCQDCLKRHGINPDPQGNQVDYVWVPGSFEIPTVARQLAISQRYDAIICLGAVIKGQTPHFDYVSAEVSKGIAAASFQTGVPVIFGILTTDTMQQALERAGIKSNHGWNYAMDAIEMASLMRQLRPNLAKSVQS; encoded by the coding sequence ATGGCAGTTTTTGAGGGAACATTTACTCAAGCGGAAGCTTTAAAGTTTGCTCTGGTTATTGGTCGCTTCAATGACCTCGTGACTGTAAAGCTGTTGGAAGGATGCCAAGACTGTCTCAAGCGTCATGGGATAAATCCTGACCCCCAAGGAAATCAAGTAGATTATGTTTGGGTTCCCGGTAGTTTTGAAATTCCCACAGTGGCGCGTCAGTTAGCAATTTCTCAACGTTATGATGCAATAATATGTCTAGGTGCAGTAATTAAGGGACAAACACCTCATTTTGATTATGTATCCGCTGAAGTATCTAAAGGAATTGCTGCAGCCAGCTTTCAAACTGGTGTGCCAGTGATTTTTGGGATTTTGACTACAGATACCATGCAACAAGCGTTGGAAAGAGCAGGGATTAAAAGTAATCACGGTTGGAATTATGCCATGGATGCCATAGAAATGGCTAGTTTGATGCGCCAATTGCGCCCCAATCTGGCAAAATCAGTCCAATCCTAA
- the psbZ gene encoding photosystem II reaction center protein PsbZ, translating into MTIVFQFALVSLVLFSFVLVVGVPVAYATPQNWVDSKKLLWLGSGIWIALVLLVGVLNFFVV; encoded by the coding sequence ATGACCATAGTATTCCAATTTGCTTTAGTATCTTTGGTTTTGTTCTCTTTCGTCCTGGTGGTAGGTGTTCCTGTTGCTTACGCAACCCCTCAAAACTGGGTTGATTCCAAAAAGCTCCTTTGGCTCGGTTCCGGAATTTGGATTGCTTTAGTCCTTTTGGTTGGTGTATTAAACTTCTTTGTGGTTTAA
- a CDS encoding CBS domain-containing protein produces MEIILCHTTADFDALGAAVGLACLKPGSKIVLTGGAHPPVRDFLSLYRDEYPLIEKRSVNSEHIRFLSIVDTQQRNRLGKVQAWLDLANLVEVTVYDHHINQESDIIATRLYISEVGATTTLIVEELIKENIIINAAQATVMALGIHVDTGSLTYGQSTARDAVALAWLMERGANLGVIATYRDPGLSPEIQRLLGECLQRLEYLCWRGYTIAWMTLKTDNFVPGLSGLAAQLMQLTEIDALLLAHEYTYNDAELRLTVIGRTQIPHTNLNILFTPFDGGGHSQAASLNVKNTSSAIVLENLLAGLKLQIPQPPIARDLMSSPVRTIRPETTIAQAQRILLRYGHSGLSVVNNQDKLVGIISRRDLDIALHHGFGHAPVKGYMTTDLKTITPHTELPQIESLMVTYNIGRLPVLENGNLVGIVTRTDLLRQLHQLEIKNLPLAPQSNGQELDSIKLNLELEHRLAPQFWQLLTRASQAAQARGWHLYLVGGAVRDLLLENDPSNQLMLHDIDLVVDGFHQSADVGAGVELARELQQIYQNSRLEIHGAFQTAALLWHKDPELDCLWVDIATARTEFYPYPAANPEVEASSIRQDLYRRDFTINAMALRLTSPHCGELLDFFGGLIDLRSRKIRVLHPNSFIEDPTRIYRGVRFAIRFGFAIEQRTAEYIHYAINSGVYDRTVQENIKTPALHTRLKAELKLILQAPYWQSALKLLDQLGALQCIHYTCNLNYGILRELVLLEKLLKIQDRFWQPAQQLPPTWLIRLEILISSLEPEYGSKVAENLQLSDSSVNRLKKLGAAQVEINRELPNCELASAIFNLLQKYDSGTLMLIAVKSSREIRRKIWYYWRDLVHVQPLLKGDDLKKMGYKPGPIFKHILDHLLIATLDGKIKTKTQAMEFLAQAINSDESSF; encoded by the coding sequence ATGGAAATAATTCTTTGTCACACAACTGCTGATTTTGACGCTTTAGGGGCGGCGGTGGGATTAGCTTGTCTTAAACCAGGTAGTAAAATAGTATTGACTGGAGGAGCCCATCCACCAGTAAGAGACTTTCTCTCCCTATATCGAGATGAGTATCCCCTAATTGAAAAACGTTCTGTCAACTCTGAGCATATTCGCTTCTTAAGCATAGTAGATACCCAACAGCGCAATCGTTTAGGTAAAGTCCAAGCATGGTTAGACCTAGCCAATCTAGTAGAAGTTACAGTTTACGATCATCATATCAATCAAGAGAGTGACATTATTGCCACTAGGTTATATATTAGTGAAGTAGGTGCAACAACCACCCTAATAGTAGAAGAGTTAATTAAAGAGAATATAATTATTAATGCTGCTCAAGCTACAGTGATGGCTTTAGGCATTCATGTAGATACAGGTTCCCTAACCTATGGTCAGTCTACAGCGAGAGATGCAGTAGCATTAGCTTGGTTAATGGAGAGGGGAGCAAATCTAGGAGTAATTGCCACCTATAGAGATCCTGGGTTATCACCAGAAATTCAAAGATTATTAGGTGAATGTTTACAAAGACTAGAATATTTGTGTTGGAGGGGGTACACCATTGCTTGGATGACCCTGAAAACAGATAATTTTGTTCCTGGGCTATCAGGTTTAGCAGCGCAACTGATGCAGTTAACAGAAATTGATGCCTTACTTTTAGCCCATGAATATACATATAACGATGCCGAATTAAGATTAACAGTAATTGGTAGAACCCAAATTCCCCATACTAACCTAAATATATTATTTACCCCATTTGATGGTGGTGGGCATTCTCAAGCAGCATCCTTAAATGTTAAAAACACCAGTTCAGCCATAGTTTTAGAAAACCTATTAGCTGGACTAAAACTGCAAATTCCCCAACCACCCATAGCCAGAGATTTAATGTCTTCTCCTGTGAGAACTATCAGACCAGAAACCACAATTGCTCAAGCTCAAAGAATATTATTACGTTATGGACATTCTGGGTTATCTGTGGTCAATAACCAAGACAAGTTAGTAGGTATTATTTCCCGAAGAGACCTAGATATTGCCCTACATCATGGTTTTGGTCATGCACCGGTTAAAGGGTATATGACCACGGATTTAAAAACCATTACACCCCACACCGAATTACCACAAATCGAGTCCTTAATGGTAACTTATAACATTGGCAGATTGCCAGTTTTAGAAAATGGTAATTTAGTGGGTATTGTCACCAGAACTGACCTTCTCAGACAACTGCACCAACTGGAAATTAAAAATTTGCCATTAGCACCACAGAGTAATGGTCAGGAATTAGATTCAATTAAGTTAAACCTGGAATTAGAACATCGACTTGCTCCCCAATTTTGGCAATTATTAACTAGAGCATCCCAAGCAGCGCAAGCAAGAGGTTGGCATTTGTATTTAGTTGGTGGGGCGGTTAGGGATTTGCTATTAGAGAATGATCCAAGCAACCAATTAATGCTCCATGATATTGACCTAGTAGTAGATGGTTTTCATCAAAGTGCAGATGTGGGAGCTGGAGTAGAATTAGCCAGGGAGCTACAGCAAATTTATCAAAATAGCCGTTTAGAAATTCATGGAGCATTTCAAACTGCGGCGTTATTGTGGCATAAAGATCCGGAATTAGATTGTTTATGGGTAGATATTGCCACAGCTAGAACAGAATTTTATCCTTATCCTGCAGCAAATCCAGAAGTAGAAGCCAGTTCCATTCGGCAAGATTTATATAGAAGAGACTTTACAATTAATGCCATGGCACTAAGATTAACATCTCCCCACTGTGGTGAATTACTAGATTTTTTTGGTGGATTAATAGATTTAAGATCCCGAAAAATTAGAGTTTTGCACCCCAATAGTTTTATTGAAGATCCCACCCGAATTTATCGAGGAGTGCGGTTTGCCATCAGGTTTGGTTTTGCCATTGAACAGCGAACTGCTGAGTACATCCATTATGCCATTAATAGTGGTGTTTATGATAGAACAGTGCAAGAAAATATCAAAACACCAGCTTTGCATACTCGATTGAAAGCTGAATTAAAACTGATTTTACAAGCACCCTATTGGCAATCGGCTTTAAAATTATTAGATCAGTTAGGAGCTTTACAATGTATTCATTATACCTGTAATTTAAATTATGGCATCTTGCGAGAATTGGTTTTATTGGAAAAACTATTGAAAATTCAAGACAGATTTTGGCAACCAGCTCAACAATTACCACCTACTTGGTTAATACGGTTAGAGATATTAATTAGCAGCTTAGAACCAGAGTATGGAAGTAAGGTGGCAGAAAACTTACAATTATCAGACAGCAGTGTAAATAGACTCAAGAAGCTGGGAGCAGCACAGGTAGAAATAAATAGAGAGTTGCCAAATTGTGAATTAGCCAGTGCAATATTTAACCTACTACAAAAATATGACTCCGGAACTTTAATGTTGATAGCTGTAAAAAGTTCCCGAGAGATTAGAAGAAAAATCTGGTATTATTGGAGGGATTTAGTGCATGTTCAACCTTTATTAAAGGGAGATGACTTAAAAAAAATGGGTTACAAACCAGGTCCAATTTTCAAGCATATTTTAGATCATTTATTGATTGCTACTCTGGATGGTAAAATTAAGACTAAGACCCAAGCAATGGAATTTTTAGCTCAAGCTATAAACTCAGACGAATCCAGTTTTTAA
- a CDS encoding molybdenum cofactor guanylyltransferase: MTELSGIILAGGKSSRMGKDKALIPIGGVPLLEKVYHVAKSCTNKIYVVTPWVERYEDLYLPGCEFIQEDPNHTQGPLVGFARGMEKTVTEWVLLLACDLPNLQIPVFQDWVQELDNTQPQNIAWLAKNDYGWEPLCGFYRTSCLPLLLDFINQGGRSFQGWLKLYPVATLPLSTPHILFNCNTPDDLRMVTKEDELE, translated from the coding sequence ATGACAGAATTGAGTGGCATAATTTTGGCGGGTGGTAAAAGTTCTAGAATGGGCAAAGACAAAGCTCTAATTCCCATTGGGGGAGTCCCTTTGTTAGAAAAGGTCTATCATGTGGCTAAAAGTTGTACTAACAAGATATATGTGGTCACACCCTGGGTGGAAAGATATGAAGATCTATATTTACCAGGATGTGAATTTATTCAAGAGGACCCAAACCATACCCAAGGTCCCCTAGTAGGTTTTGCTAGGGGAATGGAAAAAACAGTCACAGAATGGGTTTTGTTATTAGCTTGTGATTTACCAAATTTGCAAATTCCAGTTTTCCAAGATTGGGTACAGGAATTGGACAATACACAACCCCAAAATATTGCCTGGTTAGCGAAAAACGATTATGGTTGGGAACCTCTTTGCGGTTTCTATCGCACTAGTTGTTTACCCCTACTTTTGGATTTTATTAATCAAGGAGGGCGTTCTTTTCAAGGGTGGCTCAAACTATATCCAGTTGCTACTCTACCCCTATCAACACCACATATATTGTTTAACTGCAATACTCCTGATGATTTAAGGATGGTAACTAAAGAAGATGAACTGGAATAA